The nucleotide window TACTTTGTCTATTTCTATGAGCTTTTTAACCACTGTTAAAAATTTATCCGGATTTCCCTCATCATCCTCAATGATGACATTTATCGGCCTTCCTAAGACCCCACCAGCCCCGTTTATCTCTTCAACAGCCATCATAAATTGGTCAACTCCACGCTGCCCTAGCTTTGCCGCTGGTCCCGTTAGTGGGAGCACCAAGCCAACTTTGATTGGTGGTCGTGGGGCTGGTGTCGGAGCAGGGGTAGGTGTAGGAGTTGGGGTTGGTGCGGGAGCTTGTGAAGGAGCGGGCGATGGAGTGGGCGGAGGAGGCGTAGTATAATAGTATGCTGTAAAAGCTACAGCAGCAATAATTAATATAACAACCACAATTATCACTATCTGTACTTTTGTAATAGCCTTTCTCGCCAAAATAACCCCCCCGTTTTAGTGTCAATCTTCACTATACGTTTAGTACGATATATAAGTTTTTGGGTTTAGTTGCTAATAGGTAAAACTTAATAGAATATTTTTCTATACCTGAAATTGCTTAATAATTTTCTCTTTCCTTTATAAGTTGTGCATAAAGATTTTAAATCATAGCGTTTAAACAAAGATTATCTGCAGTTTCCGTGAACAAGGTAATCTTTAAAAGTCTATATACTAAAATCTAAGTAAGAGGGAAAGATGTTACAGGTCTTGATATTTATTGAATTAGCTTTGAGAGCATTACTCTTAGGAGCATTATACAGTATAATAAGCGTCGGCTTCTCTCTCATTTTTGGCGTAGCACGTATATTAAACTTTGCTCATGGTATCCAATTAGTTTTTGCCGCCTTTTTAGGTTACCTCTTCTACAATATAATTGGCGATAGCATTACCGCAGCACTCTTCGCCATCTTTATATCCTTCCTTCTCGGAGCTGCTATTGAAAAAATAATTTATCCATTCAGGCACCCAGAAATCAGAACGATCATGCTTACTTTCGGTTTAGGTAGAATTCTTGAACAAATCCTCTATGCGGTGTGGGGTCCAGTATATATAATGTACCCACTATACATTTCTGGTTCTCTAAAGATCTTTGACATATCAATAAGCACCCACAGGATTATTCTTGCAGCTTTCGCCATCAGCATTACATTACTACTATGGCTCTTCGTTACAAAAACTAAACTCGGAAAGGCTATACGAGCGGTTGCGCAGGATGAGGAGGCTGCTATGATTATGGGCATTAATATCAAACGTATACGTTTAACGACGTTCGCTATAGCTGGTGCCTTAGCTGGTACCGCGGGCTTGCTTCTGAATTCGATTTATATGTTTCACCCAGCTATTGGATGGGAGTATCTTGGAATAGCATTATCAATCGTCATATTTGCAGGCTTAGGGGATATTAGAGGAGCAATAATTGCTGGTTTTATCTTGTCATTGACTGAAACATTAATAGGGTATTTTATCTCACCACTATGGCGCACAGTAGCATATTTCGCCATCATAATTATAACATTACTCATAAGACCTTCCGGACTATTTAGAAGGAGTGGGTGAGTCAGTTGACTTTGAATAAGAAATTGTTCTTAAATATTATTGGCATAGTTGTTTTAGCGCTAATACCATTACTAACAGATAACCCTTACATTATACATGTCGTTATACTATCCAGTGTTTACGCAATCTTCGCGTCTAGCTGGGACCTGATTTCTGGCTGTGCGGGGCAGATAAACTTAGGTCACGCCCTTTTCTTTGGAGGCGGAGGATACATAGTCGCATTTTTAACTCTCTGGTATAATATCCACCCCCTTTTATGCCTTCCTTTAGCTGGTCTCTCTATGGCAGCTCTAAGTTTGGTCGTCGGAGTACCTAGTCTGAGACTACATGGTCCCTACCTCGCAATAACTACCCTGGCTTTCTCTGAAACCATAAGAGCCTTAATATTGGCTTTCCCAGAAGTAACTAGAGGGGATGAGGGCTTTTCAGTAAGAGCTTTTCTTCATGGCTATATCCCAAATTATTACGTTTCGCTCTTGTTAATGATCGTGCTTGTAGGCATAATGCACTATATTGGAAATCATAGGCTCAAGCTTCCACTTGCAGCGATACGCCAGAATGAGGTTGTTGCTCAAGCTTCAGGGATCAATACAACAAAATATAAGTTATTATCATTTCTGATAAGTAGCTTCTGCTCTGGAGTAGCTGGCGCGTTTTTCGCATTTTATAGAATGGCTGTTACCCCAGAAGCGCTAACCATAGGCATGACAATCGATGGCATGACTATGGCTGTTATAGGTGGGAGAGGGACAATTCTAGGCTCCGTAATTGGGGCATTTGCTCTCACCTTTATATCTGAGTCGCTTCGCGGCTTCATTTATAGGGTTCGCCATCTAATATACGCCGCGCTTCTAGTATTCTTCTTAATGTTAATGCCTGAGGGGATCATAAACACATTAGCATCTGATAGAATTAAGTCTTTGTTTTATAATATGTGTTCTCATCTCCTTAAAAGGAGGGCGAAAAGGCAAGTAAACTATGGATCTTAGCTAGTACACAATATATTTTCCGTCTTCATGTTATCCTGTTTTCAGATGAGCTTCCTTCGCAAGTTCTACGATATTCTTAATCTTTAGAGGAGACCTCATGGTTTCTATTGCCTGCTTAAAGGAGTATTCACACCATGGGCAGGCCGTAACTAACGTGGATGCGCCAGTAAGTTCCGCCTCTTTTATCCTCTGCTGGGCCACCCAATTCATGAAATCGGGGTGAGCGAATACCACGCCGCCGCCAGCGCCGCAACACCAAGCGCTCTCCTTCGACCTTTCCATTTCGCGAAGCTC belongs to Candidatus Bathyarchaeia archaeon and includes:
- a CDS encoding branched-chain amino acid ABC transporter permease, which translates into the protein MLQVLIFIELALRALLLGALYSIISVGFSLIFGVARILNFAHGIQLVFAAFLGYLFYNIIGDSITAALFAIFISFLLGAAIEKIIYPFRHPEIRTIMLTFGLGRILEQILYAVWGPVYIMYPLYISGSLKIFDISISTHRIILAAFAISITLLLWLFVTKTKLGKAIRAVAQDEEAAMIMGINIKRIRLTTFAIAGALAGTAGLLLNSIYMFHPAIGWEYLGIALSIVIFAGLGDIRGAIIAGFILSLTETLIGYFISPLWRTVAYFAIIIITLLIRPSGLFRRSG
- a CDS encoding branched-chain amino acid ABC transporter permease gives rise to the protein MTLNKKLFLNIIGIVVLALIPLLTDNPYIIHVVILSSVYAIFASSWDLISGCAGQINLGHALFFGGGGYIVAFLTLWYNIHPLLCLPLAGLSMAALSLVVGVPSLRLHGPYLAITTLAFSETIRALILAFPEVTRGDEGFSVRAFLHGYIPNYYVSLLLMIVLVGIMHYIGNHRLKLPLAAIRQNEVVAQASGINTTKYKLLSFLISSFCSGVAGAFFAFYRMAVTPEALTIGMTIDGMTMAVIGGRGTILGSVIGAFALTFISESLRGFIYRVRHLIYAALLVFFLMLMPEGIINTLASDRIKSLFYNMCSHLLKRRAKRQVNYGS